AAAAACATCACAGAAATAATGGTTAATCACACTGGCCttgcaaaaataaagtctcaatGTAAGGCAAGTATGGAATGTCAATTGAATGATCCACAAGATGTACACGGCTGCTGTGAGCTGGAAGCTCCTATAATAAGAGATGATGGCATTATAAAGCAAGCACTTACAGATGGCAGCATAGCAGTCATATACCATTTCAGCCAACATACAGCTCTCtgcaataataaaaagaagaaagaagtagaGCTGAGTCATACATTCATGGTAGAAgatgatatttttctctgtcaCAAAGTTCACCAGCATTTTGGGGGTAATAACAGTGGACTGACAGAGACCAATAAAGGACAAATTGATGAGGAAATAGTACATGTGGGTGTGCAGGTGAGAACTGAGTCCAATCAGTGTGATCATGTCCTGGCTCCCCATCACTGTGATCACATAGATTtctgggaagaggaggaaaaggggcagCCGGAGTTGTGGCTGTTCTGTGAGACCAGTGAGGATGAACTCGGTCAGTGAGGAGGGATTTCGAGGGTCCATTTTCTTCTCAGCAGGttctaatttaaaaagcagaaaatgagtgtactttatgtgtgtgtgtgtgtgtgtgtgtgtgtgtgtgagagagagagagagagagagagagagagaggtttatgcatgtgtgtgtgtgagagaggaagagaggtttatgaatgtgtgtatgagagagagagagacagagagtaaaTCCATGATCATTCTTTATGCTTCATCAGAGGAAATACATAAAGCAGGGAAATCTCAAGCATCTTCTGCTACTCTAGGACAAACAATGAATCTGGTTGAACTAGAATAGAAATTATAAACTTCAAGAACTTTATAATTAAGagatttcataaattttaagagaaacaacaattcatgcatttttaaaatccatcagCATGAACATTTCTAGTATTATTTCTGAGTACTCTTCTTTCCTCCAGGTTTCTATGTTCATAAATTAATATGCATGTCAAATGACTTAgtattttccttccatttataaTAAATAGTAGTATTGTATGCTTTCTGTAATTAATGCATAGAGGATTCACAAGTCTGTGAAAAGTAGTTATATCAGTTGGGGCTGTCTTCTTTAGCAACATCCCAGCTGAAAATATCTGAAATGTGACAACCAGTATCACTTCACCTGAGATCTGATGCTCTAATGTCCCAGCTTCCTTCTccctggaatttgaacccagaggACAGAAATGTAACTGCTTGGCAGACATCATGCTTATACCTCAATAGGTTTTCCCACCCCAGGAACCATTAGAAAAAGAAGACTTTTTCTAATTTGGATAATCTTAGAGGTGAGAGTACAGTGGTCTAAATACAAGTCATGTACTCCACCACTGTGACCAGGGCATCAGGATACCAAGATTGACCTATGCAATTTGACTTCATGATTTAAATGGTGGAGGTGAGAAAATGATTCTATTCTCCAAACTGTAAAGGGCTTTTGAACACAAACACTAGGTGTTTGGTAtgccaatgttttaaaaatataatcatgtaTTTTGCATGTGCTCTCAATAGAATTCAAAGATGATAGAGATGTGGATGAGTaaagtaaatgcaaaataaaataagcaattttAGAGTCAATTCAATACAAGTCAAAAGTgtgatgctttttttttatttaagtgtaTCAAAGTTTcatttgattaaaattatttaagtgCCTAATCTGGGCATAAATTAGCTGCTATATATTAACTGAATAACTGTTATACCCATAAAAGCATGGTCATcttatggcttctttttttttaattaattcatttgctttaattggaggctaattactttacaatactgtagtggtttctgccatacattcacatgaatcagccgtgggtgtaaATTTGACCCcaatcctgaactcccctcccacacccctccccattccatccctcagtGTCATCCCAGTGTACGGGCCTTGAGCGCCctatctcatgcatcaaacctggactggtgatctattccacatatggtaatatatatgttttaatgctattgtcTCACatcgtcccaccctcgccttctcccagagagtccaaaagtctgttctttacatctgtgtctcttttgctgtctcgcatataggatcatagttaccatctttctaaattctatatatatgcatgaatatactgtattgatgttcttctttctgacttacttcactctgtataataggctccaatttcatccacctcattaaaactgattcaaatgaattctttttagtatctgagtaatattccattgtgtatatgtaccacagctttcttatccattcgtctgacgatggacatctaggttgcttccatgtcctagctattgtaaacagtgctgtgatgaactttggggtacatgtgtatctttcaattctggtttcctcagtgtgtgtgcccagcggtgggattgctgggtcgtatggtagttctatttccagttttttaaggaatctccatactgttctccacagtggctgtactagtttgcattcccaccaacagtgcaagagggttcccttttctctgcaccctctccagcatttattgtttgtagactttttgatagcagccattctgactggcgtgagatgatacctcactgtggttttgatttgcatttctctgataaggagtgaggttgagcatcttttcatgtgtttgttagccatctgtatatctcctttggagaaatgtctgtttagttctttggcacattttttgattgggtcatttatttttctggaattgagctgcatgagctgcttgtatatttttgagattaattctttgtcagttgcttcatttgctattattttctcccattctaaaggctgtcttttcaccttgtttatagtttccttcgttgtgtaaaagcttttaagtttaattaagtcccatttgattatttttgctttttccattactctgggaggtgggtcatagagcatcctgctgtgatttatgccagagAGTGATTTGCCTaggttttcctctaggagttttatagtttctggtcttatatttagatctttaaaccattttgagtttatttttgtgtatggtgttagaaagtgttctagtttcattcttttacaagtggttgaccagttttcccagcaccacttattaaagagatcttttctccattgtatattcttgcctcttttgtcaaagatgaggtgtccataggttcgtggatttatgtctgggctttctattttgttccattgatctatatttttgtctttgttccagtaccatactgtcttgatgactgtagctttgtagt
This genomic window from Odocoileus virginianus isolate 20LAN1187 ecotype Illinois unplaced genomic scaffold, Ovbor_1.2 Unplaced_Scaffold_19, whole genome shotgun sequence contains:
- the LOC110121986 gene encoding putative olfactory receptor 8G3 encodes the protein MDPRNPSSLTEFILTGLTEQPQLRLPLFLLFPEIYVITVMGSQDMITLIGLSSHLHTHMYYFLINLSFIGLCQSTVITPKMLVNFVTEKNIIFYHECMTQLYFFLLFIIAESCMLAEMVYDCYAAICKCLLYNAIISYYRSFQLTAAVYILWIIQLTFHTCLTLRLYFCKASVINHYFCDVFPLVELSCSSIYFKESLALVCSSFKVLIPALTILISYIFILYKTVHIHSTEGRSKAFSTCSSHILAVAVLYGSAAFMYLQPSSVSPMDQGNVSSVFYTGIVPMLNPLTYTLQDKDVKLAPKKILESGKCR